In one window of Chiloscyllium punctatum isolate Juve2018m chromosome 11, sChiPun1.3, whole genome shotgun sequence DNA:
- the LOC140483284 gene encoding uncharacterized protein isoform X2, whose product MAPYKVTMESKAAASNLLNALHSFYQLGHLCDVTVHTEHLGVQEEFAAHRAVLAASSNYFKEIFLRDELSEKKETTVTLQDIYTEDFTSFLEFVYTAKMEIEPQKVYRIQDVAERLECKDLVEACEHLKDELSEKNPDLKVQVCQEYQFADKPGNTWTTTNSQHLDSQEVDSSRIVATPMKNRLWDKLSKKKTLDTGQSQMEHCKQQGNAKEVTESVAVIDPSTGIVKSTTYTTEEVNKEDVDSADDLGQKGDCKTDSISQTESPKTRIVIKKLHCLGNDDEMHDEFDGSESSELKKITRSVSKRMPQSYTCDKCHQIFHFLKPYQTHMSVEHDITIVIKYSCSMCSQLFSNHQNLRQHRLTVHNNERPFACSLCDKRFKRQKDINDHVRRVHEKRRTPQTCPYCDKIISSKCGLTVHIRTHTGEKPYKCQFCPASFAQRSAYNTHVRKIHESGQEKKPPFIYWKMVPQIDKSDNTADSVMGISSDKHSWDKPEDNDLVMNINNYKETCHEKEQHSTSDAEIGCNNTNEIEGEKDKGSKIAQNSSFNNKEANVKNEEDTGEDETEDLENEDDDNDGDTEYEVEDDEENSTDDDDDNSKDEDYQNEHDPEPNYSDEDVDVKKGSKRGRSRKSNHKIKCDKCDDEFNSRKDYVVHCKDIHQSLPGKVYHCEICGKAFATHNSWKEHCACVHSDERHFACTLCNATFKRKRDVRTHYARKHEGRIKRPLCSVCGKILSSRTALVFHMRTHTGEKPYECSICHSRFAQPSQLKIHTRSHTGEKPYICEDCGACFTDKAKLNGHKRTHTGERLFGCDVCGKHFATNEYLKCHKRCHMGAKPYKCDVCGKTFGLRASLAQHSNIHAVVFLESCNFPQKHVHIFVNSVERLLLSKERFDVTSEFTQGRSLISARLVNELSQTCPL is encoded by the exons ATGGCTCCATACAAAGTTACGATGGAATCAAAGGCTGCTGCTTCAAATCTTCTAAATGCATTGCATTCTTTCTATCAACTTGGCCATCTCTGTGATGTGACTGTCCACACAGAGCACCTTGGGGTTCAAGAAGAGTTTGCAGCTCACAGAGCAGTGCTGGCTGCCTCTAGCAATTACTTCAAAGAAATATTCCTCAGGGATGAACTGTCTGAGAAAAAGGAAACAACGGTCACATTGCAGGATATTTACACTGAGGACTTTACCTCTTTTTTAGAATTTGTATACACAGCAAAAATGGAAATTGAGCCTCAGAAAGTATACCGAATACAGGATGTTGCTGAAAGACTAGAATGTAAAGATCTTGTTGAAGCTTGCGAACATCTGAAGGATGAGCTATCGGAGAAGAACCCAGATTTAAAGGTACAAGTTTGCCAAGAGTATCAGTTTGCTGATAAGCCTGGAAATACTTGGACTACAACAAACTCACAGCATCTGGACAGTCAGGAGGTAGACAGTTCGAGAATTGTTGCTACACCAATGAAGAACAGACTTTGGGACAAACTATCAAAAAAGAAAACCTTGGATACTGGCCAATCACAGATGGAACACTGCAAACAACAAGGAAATGCAAAGGAAGTCACTGAGTCAGTCGCTGTTATTGATCCTAGCACAGGAATAGTTAAATCAACTACCTATACCACAGAAGAGGTGAACAAAGAAGATGTTGATAGTGCTGATGATCTTGGTCAAAAAGGTGATTGTAAAACTGATTCAATAAGCCAGACAGAATCACCAAAAACACGAATTGTGATCAAGAAATTACATTGTTTGGGAAATGACGATGAAATGCATGATGAGTTTGATGGCTCAGAGAGTAGCGAGCTGAAAAAAATTACCAGGAGTGTGTCCAAGCGTATGCCTCAGAGTTACACGTGTGACAAATGTCACCAGATTTTTCACTTCTTAAAACCATACCAAACTCACATGAGTGTTGAGCATGATATTACTATTGTCATAAAGTATAGCTGCAGTATGTGTTCTCAGCTTTTTTCCAATCATCAGAACCTAAGGCAGCACAGACTGACTGTTCACAACAATGAGCGCCCCTTTGCCTGTTCACTGTGCGACAAGCGATTTAAGCGGCAAAAGGACATCAATGACCATGTTAGGAGAGTGCATGAGAAGAGAAGGACTCCTCAAACCTGTCCTTATTGTGACAAAATTATTAGTTCAAAATGTGGACTCACTGTTCACATCAGAACACATACTGGTGAAAAACCATATAAATGCCAGTTTTGTCCAGCAAGCTTTGCTCAACGGTCTGCTTACAACACTCACGTGAG AAAGATACATGAATCTGGTCAAGAGAAGAAACCACCATTTATTTACTGGAAAATGGTGCCACAAATAGATAAGTCAGATAACACGGCTGATTCTGTCATGGGCATCAGTAGTGACAAACACAGTTGGGATAAACCAGAAGATAATGACTTGGTCATGAACATTAACAATTACAAGGAAACATGTCATGAGAAAGAGCAACATAGCACATCTGATGCAGAGATTGGATGCAATAATACAAATGAAATAGAAGGGGAGAAAGATAAAGGTAGCAAGATTGCACAAAATAGTTCATTCAATAACAAAGAAGCTAATGTTAAGAATGAAGAAGATACTGGAGAGGATGAAACTGAAGACTTGGAAAATGAAGATGACGATAACGATGGTGACACAGAGTATGAAGTAGAAGATGATGAAGAAAATAGTACAGATGATGACGATGATAATAGTAAAGATGAAGACTATCAAAATGAGCATGATCCTGAACCAAACTATTCTGATGAGGACGTTGATGTAAAGAAAGGCAGTAAGAGGGGAAGATCACGAAAGTCAAATCATAAAATAAAGTGTGACAAATGTGATGATGAATTTAATTCCAGAAAGGATTATGTGGTTCATTGCAAAGATATTCACCAGTCATTACCAGGAAAAGTCTATCACTGTGAGATCTGTGGGAAGGCTTTTGCAACCCACAACAGTTGGAAAGAACATTGTGCTTGTGTTCACAGTGATGAAAGGCACTTTGCCTGCACCCTATGCAATGCAACTTTTAAGAGAAAAAGAGATGTGCGGACACATTATGCGCGGAAGCATGAAGGGCGTATTAAACGTCCACTATGTTCTGTTTGTGGGAAAATTCTGAGTTCACGAACAGCACTGGTGTTTCACATGCGGACACACACTGGAGAGAAGCCTTACGAATGCTCCATTTGCCATTCTCGATTTGCCCAACCATCACAGCTGAAAATACACACAAG GTCTCACACCGGAGAGAAACCCTATATTTGTGAGGACTGTGGAGCCTGTTTCACTGATAAAGCTAAATTAAATGGGCATAAGAGAACTCACACAG GAGAACGCCTTTTCGGATGTGATGTATGTGGCAAACATTTTGCCACCAATGAATACTTGAAATGTCACAAGCGATGTCACATGGGTGCCAAACCTTATAAATGTGATGTTTGTGGGAAAACCTTTGGGTTGAGAGCCTCCTTGGCCCAGCACAGCAATATACATGCAG TAGTATTCCTTGAATCTTGTAATTTTCCACAGAAACACGTCCATATTTTTGTGAACAGTGTGGAAAGGCTTTTACTCAGCAAGGAGCGCTTCGACGTCACCAGCgaattcacacaggggagaagccTTATAAGTGCAAGGCTTGTGAACGAACTTTCACAGACATGTCCACTTTGA
- the LOC140483284 gene encoding uncharacterized protein isoform X4, with translation MAPYKVTMESKAAASNLLNALHSFYQLGHLCDVTVHTEHLGVQEEFAAHRAVLAASSNYFKEIFLRDELSEKKETTVTLQDIYTEDFTSFLEFVYTAKMEIEPQKVYRIQDVAERLECKDLVEACEHLKDELSEKNPDLKVQVCQEYQFADKPGNTWTTTNSQHLDSQEVDSSRIVATPMKNRLWDKLSKKKTLDTGQSQMEHCKQQGNAKEVTESVAVIDPSTGIVKSTTYTTEEVNKEDVDSADDLGQKGDCKTDSISQTESPKTRIVIKKLHCLGNDDEMHDEFDGSESSELKKITRSVSKRMPQSYTCDKCHQIFHFLKPYQTHMSVEHDITIVIKYSCSMCSQLFSNHQNLRQHRLTVHNNERPFACSLCDKRFKRQKDINDHVRRVHEKRRTPQTCPYCDKIISSKCGLTVHIRTHTGEKPYKCQFCPASFAQRSAYNTHVRKIHESGQEKKPPFIYWKMVPQIDKSDNTADSVMGISSDKHSWDKPEDNDLVMNINNYKETCHEKEQHSTSDAEIGCNNTNEIEGEKDKGSKIAQNSSFNNKEANVKNEEDTGEDETEDLENEDDDNDGDTEYEVEDDEENSTDDDDDNSKDEDYQNEHDPEPNYSDEDVDVKKGSKRGRSRKSNHKIKCDKCDDEFNSRKDYVVHCKDIHQSLPGKVYHCEICGKAFATHNSWKEHCACVHSDERHFACTLCNATFKRKRDVRTHYARKHEGRIKRPLCSVCGKILSSRTALVFHMRTHTGEKPYECSICHSRFAQPSQLKIHTRSHTGEKPYICEDCGACFTDKAKLNGHKRTHTDDPCCTITSNVGYRRSILYLNLVMPLYAALSKD, from the exons ATGGCTCCATACAAAGTTACGATGGAATCAAAGGCTGCTGCTTCAAATCTTCTAAATGCATTGCATTCTTTCTATCAACTTGGCCATCTCTGTGATGTGACTGTCCACACAGAGCACCTTGGGGTTCAAGAAGAGTTTGCAGCTCACAGAGCAGTGCTGGCTGCCTCTAGCAATTACTTCAAAGAAATATTCCTCAGGGATGAACTGTCTGAGAAAAAGGAAACAACGGTCACATTGCAGGATATTTACACTGAGGACTTTACCTCTTTTTTAGAATTTGTATACACAGCAAAAATGGAAATTGAGCCTCAGAAAGTATACCGAATACAGGATGTTGCTGAAAGACTAGAATGTAAAGATCTTGTTGAAGCTTGCGAACATCTGAAGGATGAGCTATCGGAGAAGAACCCAGATTTAAAGGTACAAGTTTGCCAAGAGTATCAGTTTGCTGATAAGCCTGGAAATACTTGGACTACAACAAACTCACAGCATCTGGACAGTCAGGAGGTAGACAGTTCGAGAATTGTTGCTACACCAATGAAGAACAGACTTTGGGACAAACTATCAAAAAAGAAAACCTTGGATACTGGCCAATCACAGATGGAACACTGCAAACAACAAGGAAATGCAAAGGAAGTCACTGAGTCAGTCGCTGTTATTGATCCTAGCACAGGAATAGTTAAATCAACTACCTATACCACAGAAGAGGTGAACAAAGAAGATGTTGATAGTGCTGATGATCTTGGTCAAAAAGGTGATTGTAAAACTGATTCAATAAGCCAGACAGAATCACCAAAAACACGAATTGTGATCAAGAAATTACATTGTTTGGGAAATGACGATGAAATGCATGATGAGTTTGATGGCTCAGAGAGTAGCGAGCTGAAAAAAATTACCAGGAGTGTGTCCAAGCGTATGCCTCAGAGTTACACGTGTGACAAATGTCACCAGATTTTTCACTTCTTAAAACCATACCAAACTCACATGAGTGTTGAGCATGATATTACTATTGTCATAAAGTATAGCTGCAGTATGTGTTCTCAGCTTTTTTCCAATCATCAGAACCTAAGGCAGCACAGACTGACTGTTCACAACAATGAGCGCCCCTTTGCCTGTTCACTGTGCGACAAGCGATTTAAGCGGCAAAAGGACATCAATGACCATGTTAGGAGAGTGCATGAGAAGAGAAGGACTCCTCAAACCTGTCCTTATTGTGACAAAATTATTAGTTCAAAATGTGGACTCACTGTTCACATCAGAACACATACTGGTGAAAAACCATATAAATGCCAGTTTTGTCCAGCAAGCTTTGCTCAACGGTCTGCTTACAACACTCACGTGAG AAAGATACATGAATCTGGTCAAGAGAAGAAACCACCATTTATTTACTGGAAAATGGTGCCACAAATAGATAAGTCAGATAACACGGCTGATTCTGTCATGGGCATCAGTAGTGACAAACACAGTTGGGATAAACCAGAAGATAATGACTTGGTCATGAACATTAACAATTACAAGGAAACATGTCATGAGAAAGAGCAACATAGCACATCTGATGCAGAGATTGGATGCAATAATACAAATGAAATAGAAGGGGAGAAAGATAAAGGTAGCAAGATTGCACAAAATAGTTCATTCAATAACAAAGAAGCTAATGTTAAGAATGAAGAAGATACTGGAGAGGATGAAACTGAAGACTTGGAAAATGAAGATGACGATAACGATGGTGACACAGAGTATGAAGTAGAAGATGATGAAGAAAATAGTACAGATGATGACGATGATAATAGTAAAGATGAAGACTATCAAAATGAGCATGATCCTGAACCAAACTATTCTGATGAGGACGTTGATGTAAAGAAAGGCAGTAAGAGGGGAAGATCACGAAAGTCAAATCATAAAATAAAGTGTGACAAATGTGATGATGAATTTAATTCCAGAAAGGATTATGTGGTTCATTGCAAAGATATTCACCAGTCATTACCAGGAAAAGTCTATCACTGTGAGATCTGTGGGAAGGCTTTTGCAACCCACAACAGTTGGAAAGAACATTGTGCTTGTGTTCACAGTGATGAAAGGCACTTTGCCTGCACCCTATGCAATGCAACTTTTAAGAGAAAAAGAGATGTGCGGACACATTATGCGCGGAAGCATGAAGGGCGTATTAAACGTCCACTATGTTCTGTTTGTGGGAAAATTCTGAGTTCACGAACAGCACTGGTGTTTCACATGCGGACACACACTGGAGAGAAGCCTTACGAATGCTCCATTTGCCATTCTCGATTTGCCCAACCATCACAGCTGAAAATACACACAAG GTCTCACACCGGAGAGAAACCCTATATTTGTGAGGACTGTGGAGCCTGTTTCACTGATAAAGCTAAATTAAATGGGCATAAGAGAACTCACACAG ATGATCCCTGCTGTACAATAACTAGCAATGTTGGCTATAGAAGAAGTATTCTATATTTAAATTTAGTTATGCCATTGTATGCAGCATTGAGCAAAGACTGA
- the LOC140483284 gene encoding uncharacterized protein isoform X3, whose translation MAPYKVTMESKAAASNLLNALHSFYQLGHLCDVTVHTEHLGVQEEFAAHRAVLAASSNYFKEIFLRDELSEKKETTVTLQDIYTEDFTSFLEFVYTAKMEIEPQKVYRIQDVAERLECKDLVEACEHLKDELSEKNPDLKVQVCQEYQFADKPGNTWTTTNSQHLDSQEVDSSRIVATPMKNRLWDKLSKKKTLDTGQSQMEHCKQQGNAKEVTESVAVIDPSTGIVKSTTYTTEEVNKEDVDSADDLGQKGDCKTDSISQTESPKTRIVIKKLHCLGNDDEMHDEFDGSESSELKKITRSVSKRMPQSYTCDKCHQIFHFLKPYQTHMSVEHDITIVIKYSCSMCSQLFSNHQNLRQHRLTVHNNERPFACSLCDKRFKRQKDINDHVRRVHEKRRTPQTCPYCDKIISSKCGLTVHIRTHTGEKPYKCQFCPASFAQRSAYNTHVRKIHESGQEKKPPFIYWKMVPQIDKSDNTADSVMGISSDKHSWDKPEDNDLVMNINNYKETCHEKEQHSTSDAEIGCNNTNEIEGEKDKGSKIAQNSSFNNKEANVKNEEDTGEDETEDLENEDDDNDGDTEYEVEDDEENSTDDDDDNSKDEDYQNEHDPEPNYSDEDVDVKKGSKRGRSRKSNHKIKCDKCDDEFNSRKDYVVHCKDIHQSLPGKVYHCEICGKAFATHNSWKEHCACVHSDERHFACTLCNATFKRKRDVRTHYARKHEGRIKRPLCSVCGKILSSRTALVFHMRTHTGEKPYECSICHSRFAQPSQLKIHTRSHTGEKPYICEDCGACFTDKAKLNGHKRTHTGERLFGCDVCGKHFATNEYLKCHKRCHMGAKPYKCDVCGKTFGLRASLAQHSNIHAVFLESCNFPQKHVHIFVNSVERLLLSKERFDVTSEFTQGRSLISARLVNELSQTCPL comes from the exons ATGGCTCCATACAAAGTTACGATGGAATCAAAGGCTGCTGCTTCAAATCTTCTAAATGCATTGCATTCTTTCTATCAACTTGGCCATCTCTGTGATGTGACTGTCCACACAGAGCACCTTGGGGTTCAAGAAGAGTTTGCAGCTCACAGAGCAGTGCTGGCTGCCTCTAGCAATTACTTCAAAGAAATATTCCTCAGGGATGAACTGTCTGAGAAAAAGGAAACAACGGTCACATTGCAGGATATTTACACTGAGGACTTTACCTCTTTTTTAGAATTTGTATACACAGCAAAAATGGAAATTGAGCCTCAGAAAGTATACCGAATACAGGATGTTGCTGAAAGACTAGAATGTAAAGATCTTGTTGAAGCTTGCGAACATCTGAAGGATGAGCTATCGGAGAAGAACCCAGATTTAAAGGTACAAGTTTGCCAAGAGTATCAGTTTGCTGATAAGCCTGGAAATACTTGGACTACAACAAACTCACAGCATCTGGACAGTCAGGAGGTAGACAGTTCGAGAATTGTTGCTACACCAATGAAGAACAGACTTTGGGACAAACTATCAAAAAAGAAAACCTTGGATACTGGCCAATCACAGATGGAACACTGCAAACAACAAGGAAATGCAAAGGAAGTCACTGAGTCAGTCGCTGTTATTGATCCTAGCACAGGAATAGTTAAATCAACTACCTATACCACAGAAGAGGTGAACAAAGAAGATGTTGATAGTGCTGATGATCTTGGTCAAAAAGGTGATTGTAAAACTGATTCAATAAGCCAGACAGAATCACCAAAAACACGAATTGTGATCAAGAAATTACATTGTTTGGGAAATGACGATGAAATGCATGATGAGTTTGATGGCTCAGAGAGTAGCGAGCTGAAAAAAATTACCAGGAGTGTGTCCAAGCGTATGCCTCAGAGTTACACGTGTGACAAATGTCACCAGATTTTTCACTTCTTAAAACCATACCAAACTCACATGAGTGTTGAGCATGATATTACTATTGTCATAAAGTATAGCTGCAGTATGTGTTCTCAGCTTTTTTCCAATCATCAGAACCTAAGGCAGCACAGACTGACTGTTCACAACAATGAGCGCCCCTTTGCCTGTTCACTGTGCGACAAGCGATTTAAGCGGCAAAAGGACATCAATGACCATGTTAGGAGAGTGCATGAGAAGAGAAGGACTCCTCAAACCTGTCCTTATTGTGACAAAATTATTAGTTCAAAATGTGGACTCACTGTTCACATCAGAACACATACTGGTGAAAAACCATATAAATGCCAGTTTTGTCCAGCAAGCTTTGCTCAACGGTCTGCTTACAACACTCACGTGAG AAAGATACATGAATCTGGTCAAGAGAAGAAACCACCATTTATTTACTGGAAAATGGTGCCACAAATAGATAAGTCAGATAACACGGCTGATTCTGTCATGGGCATCAGTAGTGACAAACACAGTTGGGATAAACCAGAAGATAATGACTTGGTCATGAACATTAACAATTACAAGGAAACATGTCATGAGAAAGAGCAACATAGCACATCTGATGCAGAGATTGGATGCAATAATACAAATGAAATAGAAGGGGAGAAAGATAAAGGTAGCAAGATTGCACAAAATAGTTCATTCAATAACAAAGAAGCTAATGTTAAGAATGAAGAAGATACTGGAGAGGATGAAACTGAAGACTTGGAAAATGAAGATGACGATAACGATGGTGACACAGAGTATGAAGTAGAAGATGATGAAGAAAATAGTACAGATGATGACGATGATAATAGTAAAGATGAAGACTATCAAAATGAGCATGATCCTGAACCAAACTATTCTGATGAGGACGTTGATGTAAAGAAAGGCAGTAAGAGGGGAAGATCACGAAAGTCAAATCATAAAATAAAGTGTGACAAATGTGATGATGAATTTAATTCCAGAAAGGATTATGTGGTTCATTGCAAAGATATTCACCAGTCATTACCAGGAAAAGTCTATCACTGTGAGATCTGTGGGAAGGCTTTTGCAACCCACAACAGTTGGAAAGAACATTGTGCTTGTGTTCACAGTGATGAAAGGCACTTTGCCTGCACCCTATGCAATGCAACTTTTAAGAGAAAAAGAGATGTGCGGACACATTATGCGCGGAAGCATGAAGGGCGTATTAAACGTCCACTATGTTCTGTTTGTGGGAAAATTCTGAGTTCACGAACAGCACTGGTGTTTCACATGCGGACACACACTGGAGAGAAGCCTTACGAATGCTCCATTTGCCATTCTCGATTTGCCCAACCATCACAGCTGAAAATACACACAAG GTCTCACACCGGAGAGAAACCCTATATTTGTGAGGACTGTGGAGCCTGTTTCACTGATAAAGCTAAATTAAATGGGCATAAGAGAACTCACACAG GAGAACGCCTTTTCGGATGTGATGTATGTGGCAAACATTTTGCCACCAATGAATACTTGAAATGTCACAAGCGATGTCACATGGGTGCCAAACCTTATAAATGTGATGTTTGTGGGAAAACCTTTGGGTTGAGAGCCTCCTTGGCCCAGCACAGCAATATACATGCAG TATTCCTTGAATCTTGTAATTTTCCACAGAAACACGTCCATATTTTTGTGAACAGTGTGGAAAGGCTTTTACTCAGCAAGGAGCGCTTCGACGTCACCAGCgaattcacacaggggagaagccTTATAAGTGCAAGGCTTGTGAACGAACTTTCACAGACATGTCCACTTTGA
- the LOC140483284 gene encoding uncharacterized protein isoform X1: protein MAPYKVTMESKAAASNLLNALHSFYQLGHLCDVTVHTEHLGVQEEFAAHRAVLAASSNYFKEIFLRDELSEKKETTVTLQDIYTEDFTSFLEFVYTAKMEIEPQKVYRIQDVAERLECKDLVEACEHLKDELSEKNPDLKVQVCQEYQFADKPGNTWTTTNSQHLDSQEVDSSRIVATPMKNRLWDKLSKKKTLDTGQSQMEHCKQQGNAKEVTESVAVIDPSTGIVKSTTYTTEEVNKEDVDSADDLGQKGDCKTDSISQTESPKTRIVIKKLHCLGNDDEMHDEFDGSESSELKKITRSVSKRMPQSYTCDKCHQIFHFLKPYQTHMSVEHDITIVIKYSCSMCSQLFSNHQNLRQHRLTVHNNERPFACSLCDKRFKRQKDINDHVRRVHEKRRTPQTCPYCDKIISSKCGLTVHIRTHTGEKPYKCQFCPASFAQRSAYNTHVRKIHESGQEKKPPFIYWKMVPQIDKSDNTADSVMGISSDKHSWDKPEDNDLVMNINNYKETCHEKEQHSTSDAEIGCNNTNEIEGEKDKGSKIAQNSSFNNKEANVKNEEDTGEDETEDLENEDDDNDGDTEYEVEDDEENSTDDDDDNSKDEDYQNEHDPEPNYSDEDVDVKKGSKRGRSRKSNHKIKCDKCDDEFNSRKDYVVHCKDIHQSLPGKVYHCEICGKAFATHNSWKEHCACVHSDERHFACTLCNATFKRKRDVRTHYARKHEGRIKRPLCSVCGKILSSRTALVFHMRTHTGEKPYECSICHSRFAQPSQLKIHTRSHTGEKPYICEDCGACFTDKAKLNGHKRTHTGERLFGCDVCGKHFATNEYLKCHKRCHMGAKPYKCDVCGKTFGLRASLAQHSNIHAETRPYFCEQCGKAFTQQGALRRHQRIHTGEKPYKCKACERTFTDMSTLRRHVSVHDRNAHWRSYLIDLTSKKDHNWSKIETLGDVCLSDDPVPVKWMNIRTDLPVEGIQPGH, encoded by the exons ATGGCTCCATACAAAGTTACGATGGAATCAAAGGCTGCTGCTTCAAATCTTCTAAATGCATTGCATTCTTTCTATCAACTTGGCCATCTCTGTGATGTGACTGTCCACACAGAGCACCTTGGGGTTCAAGAAGAGTTTGCAGCTCACAGAGCAGTGCTGGCTGCCTCTAGCAATTACTTCAAAGAAATATTCCTCAGGGATGAACTGTCTGAGAAAAAGGAAACAACGGTCACATTGCAGGATATTTACACTGAGGACTTTACCTCTTTTTTAGAATTTGTATACACAGCAAAAATGGAAATTGAGCCTCAGAAAGTATACCGAATACAGGATGTTGCTGAAAGACTAGAATGTAAAGATCTTGTTGAAGCTTGCGAACATCTGAAGGATGAGCTATCGGAGAAGAACCCAGATTTAAAGGTACAAGTTTGCCAAGAGTATCAGTTTGCTGATAAGCCTGGAAATACTTGGACTACAACAAACTCACAGCATCTGGACAGTCAGGAGGTAGACAGTTCGAGAATTGTTGCTACACCAATGAAGAACAGACTTTGGGACAAACTATCAAAAAAGAAAACCTTGGATACTGGCCAATCACAGATGGAACACTGCAAACAACAAGGAAATGCAAAGGAAGTCACTGAGTCAGTCGCTGTTATTGATCCTAGCACAGGAATAGTTAAATCAACTACCTATACCACAGAAGAGGTGAACAAAGAAGATGTTGATAGTGCTGATGATCTTGGTCAAAAAGGTGATTGTAAAACTGATTCAATAAGCCAGACAGAATCACCAAAAACACGAATTGTGATCAAGAAATTACATTGTTTGGGAAATGACGATGAAATGCATGATGAGTTTGATGGCTCAGAGAGTAGCGAGCTGAAAAAAATTACCAGGAGTGTGTCCAAGCGTATGCCTCAGAGTTACACGTGTGACAAATGTCACCAGATTTTTCACTTCTTAAAACCATACCAAACTCACATGAGTGTTGAGCATGATATTACTATTGTCATAAAGTATAGCTGCAGTATGTGTTCTCAGCTTTTTTCCAATCATCAGAACCTAAGGCAGCACAGACTGACTGTTCACAACAATGAGCGCCCCTTTGCCTGTTCACTGTGCGACAAGCGATTTAAGCGGCAAAAGGACATCAATGACCATGTTAGGAGAGTGCATGAGAAGAGAAGGACTCCTCAAACCTGTCCTTATTGTGACAAAATTATTAGTTCAAAATGTGGACTCACTGTTCACATCAGAACACATACTGGTGAAAAACCATATAAATGCCAGTTTTGTCCAGCAAGCTTTGCTCAACGGTCTGCTTACAACACTCACGTGAG AAAGATACATGAATCTGGTCAAGAGAAGAAACCACCATTTATTTACTGGAAAATGGTGCCACAAATAGATAAGTCAGATAACACGGCTGATTCTGTCATGGGCATCAGTAGTGACAAACACAGTTGGGATAAACCAGAAGATAATGACTTGGTCATGAACATTAACAATTACAAGGAAACATGTCATGAGAAAGAGCAACATAGCACATCTGATGCAGAGATTGGATGCAATAATACAAATGAAATAGAAGGGGAGAAAGATAAAGGTAGCAAGATTGCACAAAATAGTTCATTCAATAACAAAGAAGCTAATGTTAAGAATGAAGAAGATACTGGAGAGGATGAAACTGAAGACTTGGAAAATGAAGATGACGATAACGATGGTGACACAGAGTATGAAGTAGAAGATGATGAAGAAAATAGTACAGATGATGACGATGATAATAGTAAAGATGAAGACTATCAAAATGAGCATGATCCTGAACCAAACTATTCTGATGAGGACGTTGATGTAAAGAAAGGCAGTAAGAGGGGAAGATCACGAAAGTCAAATCATAAAATAAAGTGTGACAAATGTGATGATGAATTTAATTCCAGAAAGGATTATGTGGTTCATTGCAAAGATATTCACCAGTCATTACCAGGAAAAGTCTATCACTGTGAGATCTGTGGGAAGGCTTTTGCAACCCACAACAGTTGGAAAGAACATTGTGCTTGTGTTCACAGTGATGAAAGGCACTTTGCCTGCACCCTATGCAATGCAACTTTTAAGAGAAAAAGAGATGTGCGGACACATTATGCGCGGAAGCATGAAGGGCGTATTAAACGTCCACTATGTTCTGTTTGTGGGAAAATTCTGAGTTCACGAACAGCACTGGTGTTTCACATGCGGACACACACTGGAGAGAAGCCTTACGAATGCTCCATTTGCCATTCTCGATTTGCCCAACCATCACAGCTGAAAATACACACAAG GTCTCACACCGGAGAGAAACCCTATATTTGTGAGGACTGTGGAGCCTGTTTCACTGATAAAGCTAAATTAAATGGGCATAAGAGAACTCACACAG GAGAACGCCTTTTCGGATGTGATGTATGTGGCAAACATTTTGCCACCAATGAATACTTGAAATGTCACAAGCGATGTCACATGGGTGCCAAACCTTATAAATGTGATGTTTGTGGGAAAACCTTTGGGTTGAGAGCCTCCTTGGCCCAGCACAGCAATATACATGCAG AAACACGTCCATATTTTTGTGAACAGTGTGGAAAGGCTTTTACTCAGCAAGGAGCGCTTCGACGTCACCAGCgaattcacacaggggagaagccTTATAAGTGCAAGGCTTGTGAACGAACTTTCACAGACATGTCCACTTTGAGAAGACACGTTTCT GTTCATGACCGAAATGCTCACTGGCGATCGTACTTGATTGATCTTACCTCGAAGAAAGATCACAATTGGTCAAAAATTGAAACTTTAGGCGACGTTTGCCTTTCTGATGACCCTGTACCTGTGAAATGGATGAATATTCGGACTGATCTACCAGTGGAAGGAATACAGCCTGGTCATTGA